CCACCTTCGTCAGACGATGCTCGAGAAGGGCGAGTTTCCGTTATCCTTACTGCGAGTGATGTGGAGTTTTGCCGAGCGGTGGAAAATGAAGTTATGCAACACGAAGAACCTTTGGTGGAGGTTGGCAGCGGTGAAGCGACACGGTATGGTAGTTTATGCCGTTGCATTATAGATTTTCCATGCGCAGTGCTGCGTACGGGAAGTAAGTACGTCCACTTGCATATGTATGAGATGCTTCCGGGCAGGCTATGCTGTCTTTGGTAGATCCTACAGATGTCTCAATCAAGCAAGTTCGAATCAAACCACAAAGATGCAAACAATTCTGCTGGATTTTCCTGCATTTATTAAACACTTTGGCACCGAATACACTAATACTGTGTCTCCTATACTGAGCTTAAACGTACGACATCGGTATCGTCCACTTTGGGATCTATTTGCAGCTTTTCTTCTTTGGATTCATTTATATACGCCTCCCGATCGGATGTCTTAAGTCCTTTCAGTTCATCTTCCTGAATGCTACCGGACGTGCTGGATAAACCGTCACAAGAGTTCCACGGCTGTTGCGTCGAGTCGGCAAAAGCCATGTAGAGCAGACCGCAGATAATCAGTGTGCCGGAAGTGATGAGAAAAATGATCCTCCACTGTTCCACGGTGTGCTGTGAAGGAGAAGCGTAAGTACATCAGTTTCTTACACCTTTAAGCATTCCTCAAACACTTACATTTCCAAGCATTCCAACAATGATGGGCGATACGAATCCGGGCACTACGGTGATCATACCGCTAAACCCAAGCAAAATCCCTGCATACCGAGGGCTCATGTCGACAAGGTTTGCCAGTGGACCGGTGGAAACCGCCCCATGGACGGTCGTTGCAAGCGTAAGGAAGATGGTAGCCATTAGCGAGTTACAGCCACTGTAAGCGAGCACGAACACGAATATGCCGTTCACCACGCAGCACAGTGTTCCGCCCATCTTGCGCACACCGGTCCGGGACATTAGCTCGTGCTTTAGCAGATGATCACCTACGATGGAGAATGCGTACGCAAACAGCATGCGACAAAGGTGCGGAATGCCCGAAAGCAACCCGGTCATCTCGATGTTCCAACCGTGCACATTGTTGAAGTACGTTGGGGCTTGTGTCATGAGCGTAAACAGTCCCCAGATGCCGCCCCACTGGGCGATCACCGTCATCCACATCGCCTTGGAGAGGATGATGCGCTTCCAGGGGGTACGCTGTTCGTCCTGCAGTTCCCGACGTCCGGCCGACTGTTCCGTGATGCCGAGCGAACTTTCGATGTACTTCCGTTCGTTCGGATGGATGCGAGGATGTTCGGCCGGGGAGTCGTATACGAAGTACAGCCACGCTGCGTACCACACGGTACCGAAGATGCCGCAGAAGTGATACACATACTCCCAGGATGTCCACGAGATGATGTACCCGAAGAGTGGGAAGTTGAGTGCGACTCCGACCGAGCTGCCTAGGTAGGCCGTCACGAACTTGCTGCGTTCGTTCGGTGGTATCCATTGGCCCGCCATATGATGCATCGCTGGCCAAGCGAGACCCTGCGAATAAGTCGTTAGTAACTATGCTAGAATAGCACAACGGGTACGTGAAGGTGGCTCTCTTACGCATATGAGTCCTTGCAGGACACGCAGGACAACCAACACCCGAAAGTCCCAATAGGAAGCGATCGGCATCAGGAAACACATCCAGCATCCG
This genomic window from Anopheles maculipalpis chromosome 2RL, idAnoMacuDA_375_x, whole genome shotgun sequence contains:
- the LOC126568090 gene encoding sialin, with translation MAKEEGISTRSTLWYLVFVGFAVNYMIRINTNITIVAMIKQSDTEFVGEVKVDYACYVPAGNSTGLTELTTVGQESRSLLRSREGRIISPEQLLLSFFNLDPQKEGFEWNDYQQGLILGAFYWLHWITQIPGGILARRYGTKLVFGASNVIGCWMCFLMPIASYWDFRVLVVLRVLQGLICGLAWPAMHHMAGQWIPPNERSKFVTAYLGSSVGVALNFPLFGYIISWTSWEYVYHFCGIFGTVWYAAWLYFVYDSPAEHPRIHPNERKYIESSLGITEQSAGRRELQDEQRTPWKRIILSKAMWMTVIAQWGGIWGLFTLMTQAPTYFNNVHGWNIEMTGLLSGIPHLCRMLFAYAFSIVGDHLLKHELMSRTGVRKMGGTLCCVVNGIFVFVLAYSGCNSLMATIFLTLATTVHGAVSTGPLANLVDMSPRYAGILLGFSGMITVVPGFVSPIIVGMLGNHTVEQWRIIFLITSGTLIICGLLYMAFADSTQQPWNSCDGLSSTSGSIQEDELKGLKTSDREAYINESKEEKLQIDPKVDDTDVVRLSSV